A genomic stretch from Lathyrus oleraceus cultivar Zhongwan6 chromosome 2, CAAS_Psat_ZW6_1.0, whole genome shotgun sequence includes:
- the LOC127122636 gene encoding uncharacterized protein LOC127122636: MAVKIKEGVQKQFDVGFLVTDEYPLWVANIVPVPKKDGKLLDFIVSQKEDYQKDFDNIKEYLLDPPILSPLVEEIPLIMYLTVLEESMGCVLGQQDETSKREHAIYYLSNKFTDYESRYSMIEKTCRGLA; the protein is encoded by the exons atggctgtcaagattaAAGAGGGGGTGCAAAAGCAGTTTGATGTTGGATTCCTTGTTACTGATGAGTATCCTCTGTGGGTGGCTAACATTGTACCcgttccaaagaaagatg GAAAGCTATTAGATTTCATTGTCAGtcagaaag AGGACTACCAAAAGGATTTTGACAacatcaaggagtatctgctCGACCCTCCTATTTTGTCTCCTCTAGTGGAAGAAAtacctttgattatgtatttgactgtatTAGAAGAATCCATGGGATGTGTgcttggacaacaagatgaaactAGTAAAAgggagcatgccatctactatctgagtaacAAGTTTACAGACTATGAATCTCGGTACTCCATGATTGAGAAGACTTGTCGTGGTTTAGCTTAG